The genomic interval AAAAATAATACCATGCCTACCGAAATAATTGGCAAAGCAACGCATTTTAATATTCAGATTTAATATCAAAACAATCAGGAGTTCTTTAGTCGAGTCGTAAGTgatagaagataccctgtatatgtttatgtatatggatatacatatgtattttttttaaactaattcTAAGAACAAATATACGatataaaatatgtgaaaaataaaaacaaaaaaaaaagggcacggctctatatacttatatatatatatatatatatatatatatatatatatatatatatatatgcatataggaCGACTGGCGGGTATAACCCGTCCTTGCCCGTGGCATGTATAAAATACGTTTTctcaaaaagctttaaaagaTAACAAATATCTTTCACACAAGcgttttccgccaatttaccactggtgcgggtggaattttccAAACACGTATTcaataagtttttatgtagagctttgaaaataagttttaacCAAATTGGACAGAtcaaaaaatctttaaatcgcatttctaccgaagaagtttagattttgcgaaaagtgtgaaacacgtccCAAATGAGTATTCATATAGATCtttggaaattaatttgagcaCGAAAtgtcacccaccaaatctttgacacCCATTTCCACCAGGGTGGGATGCATTTTTAAGTAAATCTATGAatttgaacatatttttttaaaagtgagatTCAGACCGATcgaatggtaaacaaaaaagtttcatacatttttcgatacttgcgggtggaatctACTGAAACCCTTATCAAATAAGGTAAttcagtgaaaatttcagcttcctagctcttacggtttgggaTGTGCGTTGATCAACAATCAGTCAGTAACTAAGTCAGTAGGTCTGTCAGTTAGGACAAAAAGTTTTGCGTGCGTTATAAAATTTTGCAGTCTCAGATCTTTATAAGTAGTTTCTGACATCGACGCTTTCACACAGAAGGCAAATCGACTCAGTTCGTCGTCCAgatcaagcatatatatatgtactttatgcaGTCGGACATTCCTAATTCCAACTATTGTATACATTTGAACAAAACCGATACACCCTTTAATATGATCAATTTTCAAACGGGTACAGGTTATAAGGAGTATTGTCGTGCTAGCACAAAAAAATTCAATCATATCTTGGACATAttaagcaataaataaaagttatttaacAATGTAATTTAATCTGTTTGTAAACAATTCAAAATTATTCTTTTCAAGATAATTTCTATCtttaataaaaagtaaatcaaaagataaaattacttatttatttttagatcTAGCAATCACCTTTTCCACGCTTGAATTACCAAATTAAAATCTTTCCACGAAACTCTCACATGTGATGTGTTTTTGTTGGCTGAAGTGAACATTGAAAAGTTGTCTTTAAATGTTTGCTCAACAATCAACTCTAGCAACAATGTTGTTGAGAaagtttgttgcttttatatcttgtttgaaTTTTTGCGGTAGGTTAACTGtactaaatattttgcatgACTTTTACCACAAGctttttattctatttatttatttattttgtttttcctgcGGTTGCGgccgaaacaacaacaacaacaacaacaataagaacaacatCAAGAGACGTGAGTAACGGCAGGCAAATGGCAgcttttaatgaatacattttaatGCAAGAATTAAGTTACATTAAATGTAACTTGAAGCCCGTCACGGcgtcatcaacaacaacagcaacaacaagttgccACCGCCTAAACAAAATGTCGAATGCTAACGCCCTTGCCTGGTGCTTGGATTGCACCTTGGCCTCATAAATAGCCAGCTCTCAGGCCGTGGAGAGGTGTAAATCTGCGGAGATTGATTGCAAACAACGTCTCAAcggaaagagagagcgagagagagagagagagagagagagagagagagagatcgtGTGTCCATGTCAGGTTCACATAAATGGACAATTTAGTGCAGATTGCCAAAATTGGCAGCAGATTCTTGTACTGAGTCTTAACCGGCGCGGCCCAGTCTCAGTTGGAATCGACTTGCCCAGTTGCTGGCACTTGTTGCATAGCTTTGACCATTCCAAGAGATTCGTGGCTTAAAacaagttgtttttgttgttgtttattgattGCTGTCTCTCGCACAGCCAAGGCACTTTTCAACATTTACCGTTAATCGCGCAATAACACCCAGACTAGGCTGTGTGAGAGATCTGTTCTAAGTTAATATATCGGACGAATTGCCAACCaactaatgctaatgctaatgcccTAACTACTCGCTTCCTATGTAATCTTCGTGTTTAAGTTGCAACATTGCCTCAAAGTTCGCCACTTTCAGCACGTTCTGAAAAGAATTCACTTTGCTCTGTTCGTGTCTGCTTTGATTTCTGTTTGCTGCCCTCGCGATTTACAtggcaattaatttttgcCACGCGACGTTCGTTGCATGGAAACCTGGCCCAATAAAGAAAAGCCAACGACTGTTGAATGATCTTTAGCAAAATTGCCCAAAGAAATAACAATGGAATAGAAAAATAATGTGGTTATTGAACatttaactaaatatttaatcaaaacTAAGATATATAGCACACAGATGTAAAAGAATGCCTGCCCAATTAACGGGGATTCGCTGAGGTGCGGCCCACAAATGAGTTTTAAttatagttaattaattataaagtaaatattgtcGAGATATTGAAAAGCACTGAGTAATATTAAAAGATATTGCTCATTAAGTTTGAGAATAGCAGAATATTTTCCAAACCTTTTACACCtgaataaaatacatttaagtGAGAGTACAGGCTGGATTCTCATGAGAGATGGAAACATATAGTTGCATATATCTCTgatttatgcttttttttatatatatattcttaaaaacTCTCGTCCTGCCGCACTTGGTAAAAGGCATTCTGCGAGCTTATAAAGTTGATATACCCTACAGCTATAGGTCATGAGGGGCGTGTAATTGTAAGTAGGTGCACAAAAAGTTTACGCGACATGCAAGAAACAAGCTGCAATTAAGAGCACTGCACCTTCGCGGCTGACCCCCCCCCTTCAACCTAACCGGACAACCTGACAACCTTCTGCCGAGAAGCGTTTGCTCGGCCGTTTCATGCGGTTGCTTTTGGCGCCAAAACGACGTGAAAATTAGCAAGTTCCGTGTGTTGGCTGTACAAATTGCATGCGATTAAAGATACTCGCGGCTAATGAATGTTCTTCAACACACTGCTAAATGTGGCctgcgtgggcgtggccggcCACAGGATGTGTAGGCAGCTCCACAGGATGCGGCGCTGGCTTTTGTACTTTCTCGCTTGTTGATTGCCAAATTGGAAGCGCGCGTCGCTTTACGGTTGCTGCTTAAGTTTTCAATTACGCGCTGGCACAATGCGAAACCAATTGAAATGCGCAGACAACAAATATACACGACCAACATTTCGCCCTTTTCCCGCTCACCCGGCCTAAATTTCCCATGCAGCAACAGTAAACTAGACAAAAGGCGCGCCGTGCGTGCACCCAGCCATAAAGGGACAGGGCGGGGCTATAAAATTGTTCTACGTTCGGTTTTCTGTGAgtgtattttttctttttttttggtttttgtttttttttgggcgcTGCAGGGAGCAGTTGTCTGTCTAAAGTGCACTTGAAACTGCCCTCCAGCGGACCTCTGCCTGTCCCCCACTTGTAATAGCTGCATTTTCAGGGGGTAGTCAATGCATTCGGAACTGTTTTTTGCACGCATGTCTGCATGCCACAGAGTGTGGCTGGGGGCTGGAAGTTGGCACGAAATGGATATGAAGCGTTCGCTTGGGTAAACTAAGccaaatatataagaaaatcgAAAAATGGTTTTAAAggaattgttaattaaaaatggagCACATTGAATATCGACTGGCTAATTGTCtaacataaaacaaatacTGCTTTAATCTGAAATGACATAGTAATAAGTTAAATTCGTTCATTAGATTTCCAAAACAATAATTCAACTTAAGTGAAGCTATAAGTCCTGAGCGATTACCATGGACTCCCCAGGTTAAGTTCTAACAGTGTGAAAAAAATAGTATGATTATTTTaatgataatttattttttatattttgtcaaaaaaaaaaaaaaaatattaactggCGATTTCAGAAAATCAAGTGGAATGCATCATATTGGCAATACTTgttgaacatttttcaaataaagtGACAGATCTGAAATTGGATAAATTTTACGATCCTTAATCGCTGTTAGGATCCTTAACAAATTTAAGCATTTCATCATCACTTCAACATTTCCATATTGTCAATAAGCAGCTTATGGTTATTCGGTTGATAACGTATATACATTCCACCATCAATACCCACTGCCAAGTTGCAGACATTCATCTTTCTGATCAGACAGACGAGCCCGCCGGCCACGAGGTGCGCGGAACGCGTTGTTACTGTCTCGCACATGTATCGCAGGTTATTCAGGACCATGGCAATATTGCGGTATTGACCAAGCGGGCTTGAATCAATCTCTGCGAGACTCGAACTTCAACTCTGTCTGAATGGCCTGTGACAGGATACCTCTGTATCATTTTGGTGTTCTCTGTTTTCTTCATATAGCAGGCATTGCCCACACTCAGGCTAATGCGGCACTTGGATGGCCTGTGGGCGCAGGCAATCATTGCGATATTGATTAACCCGTTTCTACGATCATTAGCCGCTGTAAGGATTCTTAACGTAATTGATGTCGAGAATTGCAATTCATTTGCATGAGTAGATGGCAGCTACTAGAGCCGCACCGCGCCCTGAGCCATCCTCGGATAGAACTAGTTCGTATTCAGCTGAGCACTTAAGCAAAATGTTCATGTTCTCAATTAGGAGCCTATGGTAATTCGGATGATAGCGATACATTCCACCATCAATACCTACTGACGACTTGCAGACATTCATCTTTCTGATCAGACAAACGAGCCCGCAGGCCACGAGCTGAGCTGAACGCCTTGTTACCGACTCACAGATATACCGCAGACAGGCGAGATCCTTCTCGTTGCATGTTCGGATCCCCAGGCTATTCAGGACCATGGCGGTACTGCGGTACTGGCCAAAGGGCTCTGACTCAATCTCAGCTATAAAGCGAGACTCGAATTTCCATTCCGTCTGGATGGCCTGCGACATGAGACCCTTGAAAATGACATTTTTCTTCATTAGATCCAGTACGATTTGACGCACTATTTCGCCTAGATACACGCCAGAGATGCACTTGTCAAAGGTTTGCATCATTGGATCGGGCGTTAGCTGGTCCATAGATTTATCGTAGGATGTGCGTATGAAGTCCAAAACGCCATTGTCTCCAAAGGATCCCCACTCACAGTTGACAATCATGTTCCGCTTACGGCTAGTCTGATATCTCTGAAACATTTCGGTATTTTCCGTTTTCTCTATATAGCAGGCATTGCAGACATTGCCCACAATCAGACCAATGCGGCAGTTGGGTTGCCTTTGGGCGCAAGCCATCAGGGTTCCCGTCGTATCGCTTAGTATGGCAACTACCCTAACTCTGAGATCGAGACGGCTATCAATTGCCTGTTGCAGCATTTGGACAACATTATGGCCAACAACGTCTGGGCATTTAAAGCCCTTTGACCAGTTGACCAAGACGCCCTTGTTAATGGCCGTCTGTTTGCATGGAAACGAAAATGTAAAGCCCAATGGCAGATTATCCCATGCAATTCTTTGCTCTATGCAAAATTCGGCCAGGCACTCAGCGATATAATCAAAAAGTCTTTTACCCGAGCCAGTCAGTAGATTCTTGCCCAGGACAAAGCTCTTAGACTGAATATCAACATCTGTTTGGCTTTTAAGATCAACCAATAAAACACGAAAATTCGAACCCCCCAGATCCAGGGCTAGATACTTGCCCCGCTCCTTGCCTGAGGGTACATCCTGTACGTACGTAATATAGCATTTCACCGTGGAACGTAAATTTGTTTCTTTCCGTAGGCccatttcaatttctttggtCAGACGATCAACAACCTCGAACATCTGGTCTTCGGTTAGCGTGAACTGCTTACAGATCTCATAGGCTTCCGGGAATTCTTGCTGTGGCGAAGCCATTCTTAAAAATCTGCCAAGGAGCGGGGCGCACagctggcaaacaaaaatttagaATTTGTTGATGagtcgagtttcgagttgttTGGAAAACTGAATTAAAATTCAAGTTTTCAAATGGGCACAACAGAAGCCCAGATCCCTAGGAGCTTTCGCTTGCTGCGCCTGCGCGCCTGCCATGGCACAGTTACCgccgtatgtgtgtgcacaagCTACCTACATTCTATAAATACCTTCAGCAatcatttttcaaattaaattctgTTTTGACCGGCTTACAAGGCCTAACATTCccgtgcaacaacaacaaggtcAAAAAAAGACGCGCTGTGCGTGCGTTGAGTTGTGAAGGGGCACAATCGGCACAGGGCGAGTTACAATTCGAGGTTTTTTCTTGTCGTTTCAGGGAGTCTATTCAAAGTGCTCTTGAAAATGCTGGCGAGCACCCGCGAGCCCCGGTTACAGTCTCTGCATTTTTAGGTGTAGCCATTAAATTTAGAACTTTTTTTCTGCACGCTTGTCTGCACGCCACAAAAGTTTGGATGCGGGGTATGTGGGAGCGGAGCTGTGAGAAAGAGGGCAGTCGGTAGTGGTTGGATGGAAAATGAAGCGTCTGTTGGAAAAAATGCAGTAAATATGCGAGAAAAACTGTAATTATTAATCGGCTGGACAAGCAAAGAGCAATGAGACGAGGCAGAGAGTTTCTTGGATCTTTGTGCttagaaacattttttttttatagattttaaatacatataatagaATGGAATAAGTCTGCAATATATTGTTTTCACAAGTTTCCATGCattaatatattgaataatttatattttgaagtTAAGatataaaacttaaataataatcttaTATTATTAACTCGACATCAGGCTTCTTTCCagaaacaagttttttatagACCGactatatttttcttttaataatgggaaataatttataatttatttggatTTGATATTTAGCCTAATGTTAGTAACAGCCCTCGCATTGTGCAAGTCTGTGAAAAGTCTGACTGAGtccgattttttttattttttttttttgccccagctctaaaattagtttttattgtatgcaagtttcttctcttttctttttttcgatTTCTGATTccttatttgctttttgtggAAAGCATCAGAaatctgctgcttcttcttggaCTTAATGCgactgtcgttgttgttgttgttgatgtagttgttgttgctgtctcgTGCTGTTGCCAGTTGCATGTGGCCGCTTTTATTGTTTCCCTTCAGCACTCTGCCTGCGTCCCTGCTTCCATTTGCACCTCGTGTGCGCTGCCGTTGggctgattttatttttagtctGCTTGCGGCGGGCTTCTGATTTTAaatctttgttttctttgctgttttttgcatctttcgatttttgttttatggcttttgttgttgttgtgctgggTGGCTTGTTGCCATTtctatgttgtttttttttgttggcatgCTTCGCttgaatttgtttgattttccatttaagttgagtttgtttattaaaattggCACACATTGCGTATGTGTGATATGCTTGTGTTCATATACGAGATAGCAATGTCTCTCCGCCTCTCTGtctctacctctctctctccctcttgtGGTACTGTGTGCTTTTGTATtaccaattaattttttttatttgtacgATTTTTGACAGATTTGGTTTCATTTGCTTTGACCAATTTCCATTTGTTTTTTCGCCGAGGTAAAGATAACAACAGCTGTTCCCATGTCGAACACATAATTGGGTCATGGTGCCAGGGTCTGTTTATCcaggtattttttttaataacctTGCAGACGGAACTATAATTCTGTCGTGAAATGTATAAGGCATAGAAaaagacatctccgaccccataaagtatgtatgaataatgttgttgtttttcatgatatcttgaccgaattcatcatttattagttttactatgcttctatgcgaaatcctatttagatcggaccactatatcatacagctgccataggaacgatcaaaAAGTAGGTTTTTGTATAGAAAACATTTTCGCCATTACCTATTCTTCCTAtccttcttagatacgggcaaagtaCTATGActattatgaaaaggttgggtctgcaagggtatcaaATCTTCGCATGCCTAAGATAGGCCTGCTTTACGAAtaactaataataattgaaacaATACTcatgatttttaaatatatgcattaatTCGCTTAATTATGTGCTTAGTTAAATTCGTGTTAAGATTGATTTAGAGCATTTTTCTTGAATGcaagttttatataaattataaaaatacatacaaatatttgtgataaatgaaatgttcatcaataaatcgattcatataaataatttgagGTGTTTACCAACCATGCATTTTCTCATCATGAAAATCTTCATCTGTTATCTGTTTATCTCTATGGTATATGTGTTCATAAAAATGCCTGAATGTTTGTTTACAAACCGAAGAAAATCGAGTAAAAGTCATTAATAAGCCATAAGAAACTGAATATGAGCAGCGGCAAATCGAATAAATTTCTATTTTCAAATAATGATTGATCAGAC from Drosophila virilis strain 15010-1051.87 chromosome 2, Dvir_AGI_RSII-ME, whole genome shotgun sequence carries:
- the LOC6630259 gene encoding hexokinase type 2 — encoded protein: MASPQQEFPEAYEICKQFTLTEDQMFEVVDRLTKEIEMGLRKETNLRSTVKCYITYVQDVPSGKERGKYLALDLGGSNFRVLLVDLKSQTDVDIQSKSFVLGKNLLTGSGKRLFDYIAECLAEFCIEQRIAWDNLPLGFTFSFPCKQTAINKGVLVNWSKGFKCPDVVGHNVVQMLQQAIDSRLDLRVRVVAILSDTTGTLMACAQRQPNCRIGLIVGNVCNACYIEKTENTEMFQRYQTSRKRNMIVNCEWGSFGDNGVLDFIRTSYDKSMDQLTPDPMMQTFDKCISGVYLGEIVRQIVLDLMKKNVIFKGLMSQAIQTEWKFESRFIAEIESEPFGQYRSTAMVLNSLGIRTCNEKDLACLRYICESVTRRSAQLVACGLVCLIRKMNVCKSSVGIDGGMYRYHPNYHRLLIENMNILLKCSAEYELVLSEDGSGRGAALVAAIYSCK